In Hyphomicrobiaceae bacterium, the following are encoded in one genomic region:
- a CDS encoding lysine--tRNA ligase — translation MTTIPADIAAALSNAKAWPFEEARKLIKRLDRLPDGKDKTVLFETGYGPSGLPHIGTFGEVARTTMVRHAFELLTEGKRKTRLLCFSDDMDGMRKIPDNVPDKAMLEPHLHKPLTAVPNPFGGDFASFGDHNNAMLRRFLDTFGFQYEFASATEYYKSGKFDAMLLRAAERYDDIMAVMLPTLGAERQATYSPFLPISPKTGRVLYVPMKTVDAKAGTVTFEDEDATEITLPVTGGNVKLQWKPDFGMRWAALGVDFEMFGKDHQTNAVIYDKICEILGGVAPHHFVYELFLDEQGQKISKSKGNGVSMDQWLDYATPESLALYMFQKPREAKRLYFKMIPQKVDEYLKFLAAYPKQDAKQRLENPVYHIHSGNPPAAELPITFVLLLNLVSASNAHDKDVLWGFIRRIAPGATAQEHPLLDNLVGYAIRYYDDFVKPQKTFREADEVERSALQALSDAFGKAPADTSAQDLMTIIYDVGRAIPRYQDLNAKGATPEKPGVSNAWFNAIYQVLLGEEKGPRFGSFVELYGIDNTRKLIADALAGKLVTAA, via the coding sequence ATGACCACCATCCCCGCCGACATCGCCGCTGCACTTTCCAACGCGAAGGCTTGGCCCTTCGAAGAAGCGCGCAAGCTCATCAAGCGCCTGGACCGGTTGCCGGACGGGAAAGACAAAACGGTGCTGTTTGAGACCGGCTATGGACCATCGGGACTTCCTCACATCGGAACCTTCGGCGAGGTCGCTCGCACCACTATGGTGCGCCATGCTTTTGAGCTGCTGACCGAAGGCAAGAGGAAAACGCGCCTTCTTTGCTTTTCCGATGACATGGACGGGATGCGCAAGATCCCCGACAACGTCCCTGATAAGGCGATGCTGGAGCCGCATCTGCACAAGCCTCTGACGGCTGTGCCCAATCCGTTCGGCGGCGACTTCGCCAGTTTCGGCGATCACAACAACGCAATGTTGCGCCGGTTCCTCGACACCTTCGGCTTCCAGTATGAATTCGCCAGCGCGACCGAATACTATAAGTCCGGCAAGTTCGACGCGATGCTTCTCCGCGCAGCCGAACGTTACGACGATATCATGGCGGTGATGTTGCCGACGCTCGGCGCGGAGCGTCAGGCGACATATAGCCCTTTCCTCCCCATCTCGCCCAAGACCGGCCGCGTGCTCTACGTGCCGATGAAGACGGTGGATGCAAAGGCCGGCACCGTGACCTTCGAGGACGAGGACGCAACCGAGATCACCCTTCCCGTCACTGGCGGCAACGTCAAACTGCAGTGGAAGCCTGACTTCGGAATGCGGTGGGCGGCACTCGGCGTCGATTTCGAAATGTTCGGCAAGGACCATCAGACCAACGCCGTCATCTACGACAAGATCTGCGAGATTCTGGGCGGAGTCGCGCCACACCACTTCGTCTACGAGCTTTTCCTCGACGAGCAGGGGCAGAAGATCTCCAAGTCCAAGGGCAATGGCGTGAGCATGGATCAGTGGCTCGACTACGCTACCCCCGAAAGCCTCGCGCTCTACATGTTCCAGAAGCCGCGAGAAGCCAAGCGCCTCTACTTCAAGATGATCCCGCAGAAGGTCGATGAGTATCTAAAGTTCCTCGCCGCCTACCCCAAGCAGGACGCGAAGCAGCGGTTGGAAAATCCGGTCTATCACATTCACTCCGGCAACCCACCGGCCGCCGAGTTGCCGATCACCTTCGTGCTTCTGCTCAACCTTGTCTCGGCATCGAACGCGCACGACAAGGACGTCTTGTGGGGTTTCATCCGGCGTATCGCGCCGGGCGCCACGGCACAGGAACATCCCCTGCTTGATAATTTGGTGGGGTATGCGATCCGTTACTACGACGACTTCGTGAAGCCTCAGAAGACGTTCCGCGAGGCCGACGAGGTGGAACGCTCTGCGCTCCAGGCGCTGTCCGATGCGTTTGGCAAAGCACCCGCCGATACAAGCGCGCAGGATCTGATGACGATCATCTACGACGTGGGCCGGGCAATCCCGCGATATCAAGATTTGAACGCGAAGGGCGCAACGCCTGAAAAGCCCGGCGTGTCCAATGCCTGGTTCAACGCCATCTACCAAGTCCTATTGGGCGAGGAAAAAGGACCGCGCTTCGGCTCGTTTGTAGAGCTGTATGGCATCGACAATACGCGCAAGCTGATCGCCGATGCGCTTGCGGGCAAACTCGTGACCGCCGCGTAA
- the sodC gene encoding superoxide dismutase [Cu-Zn] SodC gives MKKFSLPIAALGAALMMAPTAALCETASVTINAISAEGVGDEIGKATISDSDKGAVIDIEVKGLSAGEHGMHIHEKGDCGPGEKDGKKVAGLAAGSHFDPAKSGKHEGPEGHGHMGDLPKLTVEGDATKASLTAPNVKVADVVGRSLMIHAGGDNYTDQPALGGGGARVACGVIKAAQ, from the coding sequence ATGAAAAAATTCTCCCTTCCGATAGCCGCGCTCGGCGCCGCGCTTATGATGGCGCCCACCGCAGCTCTTTGCGAAACCGCGTCGGTAACGATAAACGCAATCTCTGCCGAAGGCGTCGGCGACGAGATCGGAAAGGCAACGATTTCCGATAGTGATAAAGGCGCCGTCATCGACATCGAGGTGAAAGGCCTGTCTGCTGGCGAGCACGGTATGCACATCCACGAGAAGGGTGATTGCGGACCGGGCGAGAAGGACGGCAAGAAAGTGGCCGGTCTGGCCGCGGGCAGCCACTTCGATCCGGCCAAGAGCGGTAAGCACGAAGGCCCCGAAGGCCACGGCCATATGGGCGATCTGCCCAAGCTGACGGTCGAAGGTGATGCGACCAAGGCATCCCTGACCGCTCCGAATGTGAAGGTCGCGGATGTGGTCGGTCGCTCATTAATGATCCATGCGGGCGGCGATAATTACACCGATCAACCCGCCCTCGGCGGCGGCGGTGCGCGTGTTGCCTGCGGCGTGATCAAGGCCGCGCAGTAA
- a CDS encoding YkgJ family cysteine cluster protein, whose translation MQLKSQAENELVAGRSCEGCTMCCKLLSIEVLEKPRGVWCPQCDKKRGCTIYEDRPVACRTFYCGYRRIVSIDERWKPSHAKFLINYEAAHNRIAIHVDTSRPDAWRVAPYYAAIKDWARTAEAQGGTVVVWAGPNVTVVSPERDWELGALRENQYILPIDRPVGGGVVREYIAVEADDPRLG comes from the coding sequence ATGCAACTAAAATCGCAAGCTGAAAACGAATTGGTAGCGGGCCGCTCCTGCGAAGGATGCACGATGTGTTGCAAACTTCTGAGCATCGAAGTGCTGGAAAAGCCTCGCGGTGTCTGGTGTCCACAATGTGACAAGAAACGCGGTTGCACAATCTATGAAGACCGCCCTGTCGCCTGCCGCACCTTCTATTGCGGATATAGGAGGATTGTAAGCATCGACGAGAGGTGGAAGCCTTCACACGCAAAGTTCCTCATCAACTATGAGGCTGCTCACAACCGAATTGCAATACACGTCGATACGAGCAGGCCGGATGCGTGGCGGGTTGCGCCGTATTACGCTGCAATTAAGGACTGGGCGCGCACGGCGGAAGCGCAAGGTGGAACCGTTGTGGTGTGGGCCGGGCCAAACGTAACGGTCGTGTCACCCGAGCGGGACTGGGAGCTGGGTGCATTGCGAGAGAACCAATACATCCTGCCGATAGACCGGCCTGTAGGCGGTGGTGTCGTCCGGGAGTACATCGCCGTTGAAGCTGACGATCCGAGACTGGGATAG
- a CDS encoding DnaJ domain-containing protein: protein MFERNRVDNRAETLIAVEITMADGGVLAGRAVLPAGRGVHKLLDGEEAFLYVEGFQGGGNFVPKGDIRNVKVIAPPRNVATALFIPDARNFDPHRVLGLEKGASFEQIRDAYHRLSKVYHPDRYAAIDLPKEVKAYLEAMSKNVNAAFQALRYVGQKQQPIYSRRGA, encoded by the coding sequence ATGTTCGAACGCAACCGTGTCGATAACCGTGCCGAGACTCTGATCGCCGTCGAGATCACGATGGCCGATGGCGGCGTGCTCGCGGGCCGCGCAGTGCTGCCGGCGGGCCGTGGCGTGCATAAACTTCTCGATGGCGAGGAAGCCTTCCTATACGTGGAGGGGTTTCAAGGCGGCGGCAATTTCGTGCCCAAGGGCGACATCCGGAACGTCAAGGTCATCGCACCTCCACGCAACGTTGCGACCGCGCTGTTCATTCCGGATGCGCGCAACTTCGATCCGCACCGCGTTCTCGGGCTGGAAAAGGGTGCCTCATTCGAGCAGATCCGCGATGCCTACCATCGTCTGTCCAAGGTCTATCATCCCGACCGTTACGCCGCCATCGACCTACCCAAAGAGGTCAAGGCCTACCTGGAAGCGATGAGCAAGAACGTAAACGCAGCCTTCCAGGCTTTGCGATACGTCGGGCAGAAGCAACAGCCTATCTACTCGCGCCGCGGCGCCTGA
- a CDS encoding tautomerase family protein, translated as MPLLRFDLIEGRTDEQLATLLDAAHRAMLAAFKVPEGDRYQIVHEHKPSRMIIEDTGLGIARTKDVVFLQVTTRPRPRELKETFYRLLVAELEKSCGIKPADVVISMVSNTDEDWSFGHGRAQFLTGEL; from the coding sequence ATGCCGCTATTGCGATTTGATCTTATCGAGGGACGCACGGACGAACAGCTTGCCACCCTGCTCGACGCCGCACATCGCGCCATGCTCGCAGCGTTCAAGGTGCCGGAGGGAGATCGCTATCAGATCGTCCACGAGCACAAACCCTCGCGCATGATCATCGAAGACACCGGCCTTGGCATTGCGCGCACGAAGGATGTCGTCTTCTTGCAGGTGACCACACGGCCAAGGCCGCGCGAGCTGAAAGAAACATTTTATCGCCTGCTCGTTGCCGAGCTGGAGAAGAGCTGCGGCATCAAACCGGCCGACGTCGTGATCTCCATGGTCTCCAACACCGACGAAGACTGGTCGTTCGGGCACGGCCGCGCGCAGTTCCTGACAGGTGAACTTTAG
- a CDS encoding glycoside hydrolase family 3 N-terminal domain-containing protein, with translation MRPQSAIVTLLAGALLLLPFGAEPASARKSHKASSSSRTAHVHHKPHKQRLAKTEAETELPEAANDLSAKNANTPLLNRAEILSSDTERLGRLGRHIIVGYHLLSEVKALVEARAIAGIFITDHNVRGRKADDVKADIDALQQIRREQGLPPLIVAADQEGGAVSRLSPPLRRQPSLGKLLAKVDHDVDRRPIVENYARTQAAELSRVGVNMNFGPVVDLKLDPSNRSDGETRLRLRAISSDPYTVAKVAGWYCDTLAEAGILCTLKHFPGLGRVKRDTHVASAEISATEGTLELNDWVPFRRLMGKPNVVTMLGHVRVGVLDKTAPASYSRTIVSTLMRETWENEGLLVTDDFSMGAITRGKPGLGAAAVKALNAGVDFLLLSYSEKHLDTMYSALLKADESGELDEKMRAQSRARIDNVFAVRP, from the coding sequence ATGAGGCCGCAGTCCGCCATCGTTACACTTCTCGCAGGGGCGCTGCTTTTATTGCCGTTTGGCGCAGAGCCTGCGTCTGCGCGCAAATCGCATAAGGCTTCCTCTTCAAGTCGTACCGCTCATGTGCACCACAAGCCTCATAAGCAGCGTCTGGCAAAGACAGAAGCAGAAACAGAGTTACCAGAAGCGGCGAATGATCTGTCGGCCAAAAATGCCAACACGCCATTGCTCAATCGGGCAGAGATTTTAAGCTCCGATACTGAACGGCTGGGCCGATTGGGCCGCCACATCATTGTCGGTTATCACCTGCTCTCGGAAGTCAAGGCGCTGGTGGAGGCACGTGCGATCGCCGGAATTTTTATAACGGATCACAATGTGCGCGGGCGCAAAGCGGACGATGTAAAGGCTGACATCGACGCCCTTCAGCAGATCCGTCGAGAGCAGGGACTGCCTCCGCTGATCGTCGCTGCTGATCAAGAGGGCGGTGCGGTCTCGCGCCTATCCCCGCCGCTTCGTCGCCAGCCGTCGCTCGGAAAACTTCTCGCCAAGGTCGATCACGATGTCGACCGGCGTCCTATCGTGGAGAACTATGCGCGCACGCAAGCGGCGGAACTTTCGCGCGTCGGTGTCAACATGAACTTCGGCCCCGTGGTCGATCTGAAGCTAGATCCCAGCAACCGCAGCGATGGCGAAACGCGCCTGCGTCTGCGCGCCATTTCATCGGATCCCTATACGGTCGCGAAGGTCGCCGGCTGGTACTGCGATACGCTCGCGGAAGCGGGCATTTTATGCACATTGAAGCATTTCCCCGGGCTCGGCCGCGTCAAGCGCGACACGCACGTCGCCAGTGCGGAGATCTCCGCCACCGAAGGTACCCTGGAGCTGAACGATTGGGTTCCGTTTCGCCGTCTGATGGGCAAGCCCAACGTCGTGACCATGTTGGGACACGTGCGCGTAGGCGTTCTCGATAAGACAGCACCCGCTTCCTATTCGCGAACAATTGTAAGCACACTGATGCGCGAAACCTGGGAAAATGAAGGCCTGCTCGTGACTGACGATTTCAGCATGGGTGCCATCACGCGCGGCAAGCCCGGGTTGGGTGCGGCCGCCGTCAAGGCTCTCAATGCAGGAGTGGATTTCCTGCTGCTGTCCTACAGCGAGAAGCACCTGGACACGATGTATTCGGCGTTGCTGAAAGCCGACGAGTCCGGTGAGCTGGACGAAAAAATGCGCGCACAAAGCCGCGCGCGCATCGATAACGTATTCGCTGTCAGGCCCTGA
- a CDS encoding transporter substrate-binding domain-containing protein: MKTSSAQTSSGRSSNVAVKKAAAVALLLTLVWCDAQVQPAVAQSINNPAGEAVVLSGKTAAERPARRVVIRFLTDSDFPPFNFYDEEGALVGFNVDLARAICLELNTSCDIKSRSWEDLIPGLKSGEADAIIAAQKVTKTALADVDFSDRYFHTPARFAGPKEAEDLEISPSGLYGKRIAVARGTAHEAYLKFFFRDSPLVVFENADLAHEAVASGKADYVFDDGISLAFWINGTLSRQCCEMKGGPFLEPKFFGDGLAIALPKGDLELKALINEALRKVRASGRFEELVQRYFPVRIY; this comes from the coding sequence ATGAAAACATCATCCGCACAGACTTCAAGTGGGCGTTCGTCGAACGTAGCAGTCAAAAAGGCCGCGGCGGTCGCTTTGCTTCTGACGCTCGTTTGGTGCGATGCACAGGTCCAGCCTGCGGTTGCGCAGAGTATCAACAACCCTGCGGGAGAAGCCGTAGTATTGTCGGGCAAGACGGCCGCGGAACGTCCTGCGCGGCGCGTGGTGATACGATTTCTGACCGATAGCGATTTTCCTCCGTTCAATTTCTACGACGAGGAAGGTGCGTTGGTCGGGTTCAATGTCGATCTTGCGCGCGCTATCTGCCTTGAGCTGAACACGTCTTGCGACATCAAGAGCCGGAGCTGGGAAGATCTCATCCCCGGGCTGAAATCGGGAGAGGCGGACGCAATCATCGCAGCGCAGAAGGTTACGAAGACCGCACTGGCCGATGTGGACTTCAGCGACCGCTACTTCCATACGCCCGCGCGGTTCGCCGGCCCCAAGGAGGCGGAGGATTTAGAAATCTCGCCGTCGGGCCTTTACGGCAAGCGCATTGCTGTGGCGCGCGGGACCGCGCACGAGGCTTATCTGAAGTTCTTTTTCCGGGACAGCCCGCTTGTTGTGTTCGAGAACGCGGATCTTGCGCACGAAGCTGTTGCTTCGGGTAAGGCAGACTATGTTTTCGATGACGGCATTTCCCTGGCCTTCTGGATCAACGGGACGCTGTCGCGGCAATGTTGTGAGATGAAGGGCGGGCCATTCTTGGAACCGAAGTTCTTTGGCGATGGTTTGGCTATTGCGCTTCCCAAGGGTGATCTGGAGCTGAAGGCACTGATCAACGAAGCCCTGCGCAAGGTGAGGGCGTCAGGGCGCTTCGAGGAACTGGTTCAACGTTACTTTCCGGTTCGGATTTACTGA
- a CDS encoding glycosyltransferase, with amino-acid sequence MSADVLITRSQCIAFASVAWLAIALWFAAPGFAGTLGFALLSLPFFCITALRLAALWHLSSDEGSKTNHVQGSGTDPETWPAYTLIVPLYREAKVAEALVRSLAVLDYPTDRLQVLLVTEQEDEATRRALEASALTESMKVLTVPAGVPRTKPRALNYALTFATGEIVAVYDAEDAPAPDQLKVAARAMHVSGNQLACVQARLDIYNPGDTFFTRQFTLEYAALFFALLPAYARVGFPLPLGGTSNHFSREALERSGGWDPFNVTEDADLGLRLARLGYKVAVVSSDTWEESPATFAQWFGQRTRWIKGWMQTYLVHMRNPARLWRDLGPSAFLGFQMIFGGLILSALVHPLIFVVLAFHLAQGAPFSAPDSGWKVAVYGAYALNVLASYASAMMLGAACARRRSKPWLARATLGLPVYWLMISGAAYMAGAEFVRRPYHWTKTTHTGSGRETMP; translated from the coding sequence ATGTCAGCCGATGTACTCATTACCCGCTCCCAATGCATCGCCTTCGCAAGTGTTGCCTGGCTCGCCATTGCCCTGTGGTTCGCGGCGCCGGGATTTGCGGGAACGTTGGGCTTTGCTCTGCTCAGTTTGCCGTTCTTTTGCATCACAGCCTTGCGGCTGGCGGCGTTGTGGCATCTGTCGAGCGATGAAGGCTCAAAGACGAACCATGTTCAAGGGTCTGGCACGGATCCGGAAACCTGGCCTGCTTACACGCTCATCGTTCCCCTCTACCGCGAAGCTAAGGTAGCCGAGGCCCTCGTGCGGTCTTTAGCAGTTCTCGATTACCCGACCGATCGCCTTCAAGTCCTGCTCGTCACAGAACAAGAGGACGAGGCGACACGGCGGGCGCTCGAAGCATCCGCGCTCACGGAATCCATGAAGGTGCTGACGGTCCCCGCAGGCGTGCCGCGCACCAAACCGCGCGCGCTGAATTACGCGCTCACCTTCGCGACCGGGGAGATCGTCGCCGTCTACGACGCGGAGGATGCACCTGCCCCCGATCAGCTCAAGGTCGCCGCTCGCGCCATGCACGTATCGGGCAATCAACTAGCCTGCGTGCAAGCGCGCCTCGACATCTACAATCCCGGCGACACATTTTTCACCCGACAATTCACCCTCGAATACGCCGCGTTGTTCTTTGCCCTTCTGCCTGCTTACGCGCGCGTGGGGTTTCCCCTCCCTCTCGGCGGGACGTCCAACCATTTCTCCCGCGAAGCCCTTGAGCGGTCAGGAGGATGGGACCCGTTCAACGTGACGGAGGATGCCGACCTCGGCCTCCGACTGGCCAGGCTGGGTTACAAGGTGGCCGTCGTCTCATCGGATACCTGGGAAGAATCGCCCGCGACGTTCGCGCAATGGTTTGGACAGCGCACCCGCTGGATCAAAGGCTGGATGCAGACCTATCTGGTGCACATGCGCAACCCTGCCCGGCTTTGGCGTGACCTTGGCCCGTCGGCCTTTCTGGGCTTCCAAATGATCTTCGGTGGCTTGATCCTCTCGGCACTTGTCCATCCGCTGATTTTTGTTGTCCTCGCCTTTCATCTTGCTCAGGGCGCACCGTTCAGCGCCCCAGACTCGGGCTGGAAGGTGGCTGTCTACGGTGCCTATGCCCTAAACGTCCTGGCGAGCTACGCCTCTGCCATGATGCTCGGCGCTGCGTGCGCCCGTAGACGCTCCAAGCCCTGGCTGGCGCGAGCAACTCTGGGACTTCCGGTCTATTGGCTCATGATATCGGGGGCCGCATATATGGCCGGGGCCGAATTCGTCCGTCGTCCCTACCATTGGACAAAGACCACACACACGGGCTCCGGTCGCGAAACGATGCCATAA
- a CDS encoding arsenosugar biosynthesis-associated peroxidase-like protein, giving the protein MAGYYDTQHLADFGKIADVQPDLGKKFFEYYGAVFADGALTAREKSLIALAVAHAVQCPYCIDAYTQDCQQKGADIEQMTEALHVAVAIRGGASLVHGMQMREKANKLGM; this is encoded by the coding sequence ATGGCCGGCTACTACGACACTCAGCACCTCGCGGACTTCGGAAAGATCGCGGACGTGCAGCCCGATCTCGGAAAAAAGTTTTTTGAGTACTACGGCGCTGTTTTCGCCGATGGCGCACTCACTGCGCGCGAAAAGAGCCTCATCGCGCTTGCCGTCGCCCATGCCGTGCAGTGCCCCTATTGCATCGACGCCTATACACAGGACTGCCAGCAGAAGGGCGCCGACATCGAGCAAATGACGGAGGCGCTTCACGTGGCTGTTGCCATTCGTGGCGGCGCCTCTCTCGTTCACGGCATGCAGATGCGCGAAAAAGCCAACAAGCTGGGAATGTAG
- the arsS gene encoding arsenosugar biosynthesis radical SAM protein ArsS (Some members of this family are selenoproteins.) codes for MTELIPPGRFKEVADAVASDAQSPRAAQSLQRRHAPLSSTRAQLEMLDAVPIERDGRQIAFEDLTGGPLKPAKLDIFQVNLGKLCNMACRHCHVDAGPDRTDAMMSDETVDQVIAAIQRSSATTVDLTGGAPELHPRFRDLVDASVAAGKHVMDRCNLTILLVPRNAGLIDWLAERNVEIVASLPHYRRPNTDSQRGAGVFDKSMKAMAMLNAAGYGKGDPAHRLTLVSNPSGAFLGASQATLEQEWREALARTHGVTFDRLFVLNNMPISRFLEWLETSGNLNAYMERLVAAFNPSAVDGLMCRNTLSVSWDGRLYDCDFNQMLDLTLEPASNAHIADFNEKSWHRRSIVTARHCFGCTAGAGSSCGGQTA; via the coding sequence ATGACGGAATTGATCCCGCCGGGCCGTTTCAAGGAAGTGGCCGACGCGGTTGCATCCGATGCGCAATCGCCACGCGCCGCGCAAAGCCTGCAGCGCCGACACGCGCCGCTGTCGTCCACCCGTGCTCAGCTTGAGATGCTTGACGCCGTGCCAATCGAGAGGGACGGCCGCCAGATCGCATTCGAGGATCTGACGGGCGGGCCGCTCAAACCTGCCAAGCTCGACATCTTTCAAGTCAATCTCGGCAAGTTGTGCAACATGGCCTGCCGGCATTGCCACGTCGATGCCGGCCCTGATCGCACCGACGCGATGATGAGCGACGAAACCGTCGATCAGGTAATTGCCGCCATCCAACGCAGTTCGGCCACGACGGTCGATCTCACCGGCGGCGCACCCGAACTCCATCCGCGCTTTCGCGATCTGGTCGATGCCAGCGTAGCGGCGGGCAAGCACGTGATGGACCGTTGCAATCTCACGATCCTTCTGGTGCCGCGCAACGCCGGATTGATCGACTGGCTGGCGGAACGCAACGTCGAGATCGTCGCCTCGCTGCCGCACTATCGCCGGCCCAATACCGACTCCCAGCGCGGCGCGGGCGTCTTCGACAAGTCGATGAAAGCCATGGCGATGCTGAACGCCGCCGGTTATGGCAAAGGTGATCCCGCCCACCGGCTGACGCTTGTCTCGAACCCCTCAGGCGCGTTCCTCGGGGCCTCGCAGGCGACCCTCGAGCAGGAATGGCGCGAAGCGCTCGCGCGCACGCACGGCGTCACCTTCGACCGGCTGTTCGTGCTCAACAACATGCCGATCTCGCGCTTTCTGGAATGGCTGGAGACATCTGGAAATCTCAACGCCTACATGGAGCGGCTGGTGGCCGCCTTCAATCCATCCGCCGTGGACGGTCTCATGTGCCGCAACACGCTGTCGGTCAGCTGGGACGGACGACTCTACGATTGCGATTTTAACCAAATGCTCGACCTCACGCTCGAACCGGCTAGCAACGCTCATATCGCCGATTTCAACGAGAAGAGCTGGCACCGCCGCTCGATCGTCACCGCACGTCACTGCTTTGGCTGCACCGCAGGTGCAGGCAGTTCGTGCGGCGGCCAGACCGCATGA